The proteins below come from a single Thunnus thynnus chromosome 10, fThuThy2.1, whole genome shotgun sequence genomic window:
- the nbeal2 gene encoding neurobeachin-like protein 2 isoform X4: protein MSNHKGGGMASKERLYELWMLYYTKKDVGYLQQWLEAFVASFERLIDVQSLEPRRLEECSSEVPLLPREVLVFLSTQLWHSALHLSGAAEHNGSTPHPLLLIKFFIIVCRNMENIDPEKTPGFVFETIKLLNFCLDHLKKGQGEQSSLQSVVLYGLVLCESLFDPYQTWRRRLAGEEVSLLERNKYKFSPLALPEELPALFHESLQESEQIPELLTLRLVHLQGAVISGGKKNGLLSITPHSVEDLFSVLQVWCCRTFPVPKDTRLPRMTLQCLTAMIHLLHFSSPAERQVEIRTILESYFQLLNWNRPLSSEQQDRQSWEDSLICLQSQMLTAVPEILQCSDRPVLQAVFLNNNCFEHILRLIQNSKVWERGSDSITVHALGVLTAIMSNSPSAKEVFKERIGYSQLFDVLKSQGQPTKRLLQELMNMAVEGEHAHAHHLGISNDQPLLLLLQWLPDLFGQRDLQLLVAQWLAAVCGGSLSCRTVAVEAGMVGALLQVLSQPQSLDRQCADALLGLLQDLGSLCLRPEELKSLLRLLRVDQDNAAVVGRVHPYCTRIIRVLSAMAAREGQDSALQYFDLTPPMAGIMVPTVQRWPGSGFAFHAWLCLNMEFPSCHSDFNNRKPPANSGIGAQHDMGKGPRRKQLYSFFTASGTGLEAFFTMEGVLVVAVCTKKDYMAVALPEYPLADSCWHSVAIVHIPGRRPFGQNVVTIYIDGEQRKTAQLRFPSFSEPFTSCCIGSAGHRTTTTTTSPNLPTTSCSSPSPEFAFPAHAPSLIRSQSFPATFAGGRWGSLGDSPVQTIPAGLQDTEWGTPTSLDGLLGTAFICHEALQQTHTRALHAAGPNHVSLFKVDGEISDLNSKLLLYYTPQAFKSQICLDLSPNHQYDGRLTGHRVVNWDIKDVVNVVGGIGVLLPLLEQVCEAEQVYNGGQEISDLLGPELTSPRGPSMLLPLNKSAEGRLERNSIAAFLLMVKNLIRHHPVNQESLLQCHGPSIIGAMLSKIPGSMMDMNVFMACQLLLEQVTGNSPLLQQLYQHLLFDFRIWTKSHFAVCLAHVQYLSSVINKGKQRMKRKYGVQYILDTIRTYYSVEKDGSSLSDEKQTIQTSLFALLKDFLKSPTPEELHSVLAYILTVGEEQQVVRALDVLYELLRSNPPREQVQAVLLEWGVEQLYSLLLNPSFGDEARERVFRVLYKILKSERVSERNKQRIKLKDFGYLGLVCFLEDIPVTMTTVRCLYEQVLATDASPNFRDLLAVISLSHQAELTVRLDVCRKLFHLIYSNEDYVKQLAKQPGWQDVLTKLYVKESYESHAASLAGSSTHSSFEPNYRPPLRRDQSLVIEDARTEVFLSYHTSQDIEDEEEEDEGGQRDISEGFSDLSQSPPSGGGGTLKNFTGSLHFKSFDSVDQESHSSSLSNAVDITSSRPDDEGRDYQPLSPFGSPFDLELSVVGETGTHTPAGSLTNTPSPLEHCKPFPPLRPRKSSSLSNVLDDTSYGTDPPTGDTISNTSNPQQTPEEELCNLLTNIVFSVLWSGSGAEGTGDVVWRERGQVFSVLTKLGSSCQLVRPPDDIRRSLLEMMLESSLSDLRDAQGVSLPFCPSLVRLLRLLQDVLFAEGTDNYTLWSEKIFEGVVNLLDRLQAWHSTPGSPGNTELKEMAQIGLRIITGYIQQQHSQVCVMAFVKLHSLLQTVLCLSWEEVCFLLGQLGAPLWPGGVMDGTNCGHPETFSQLVPIVRTLLDQHADPTTLQNLLPNLPITNGSTTFAQDLKAYCHTLEWQGFYQQQVQPTMEQYKLDTFGRSHDIMSNFWNSCFDDLMSTAFRRDKDRSDSKSKFQEVIVDPYLKRVRSENNRYLICQKQSSSQQGVVWQHWKALRRLLTSERGAWAKRVQPEVKWKLSNAETYSKMRLKLVPNYHYDPHSEASALRDNMGADSPRSSEPLPLAVAKEAKVSDMEDDQLGEEDLVFLDDKVEGEDESQREKLVLSEDCELITIVAVVPGRLEVTTHHLYFYDGSSEKEETEEGIGFDFKRPLSQLREVHLRRYNLRRSALELFFIDQAHYFINFRKKVRNKVYSRILGLRPPNLFYFGSRSPQELLKASGLTQKWVCREISNFEYLMQLNTIAGRTYNDLSQYPVFPWVLCDYTSPTLDLEDPSVFRDLSKPIGVVNPRHAQNVREKYESFEDPTGTIDKFHYGTHYSNAAGVMHYMIRMEPFTTLHIQLQSGRFDCADRQFHSVAAAWQARMESPADVKELIPEFFYFPEFLQNMNGFDLGHLQISQDPVADVLLPCWATSREDFIRKHRKALECEHVSSHLHEWIDLIFGYKQRGEEAVDALNVFYYCTYEGAVDLDAIANETERKALEGIISNFGQTPCQLLKEPHPPRMSAENAARRQARLDTLPLNIFDQLSKLRPFMEVVSDGLPLVQAVVPKSQTHSFIIQGSDILVTVSSNGLIGTHSWLPYDKNIANYFTFTKDPTLTNPKTQRFLSGPFSPGVEISAQVLVVSNDGRLLFSGGHWDCSLRITQLGRGKLVGRICRHIDVVTCLALDLCGIYLISGSRDTSCIVWQVLQQGGFSSGLSPRPVQVLCGHDQEVTCVAISTELNMAVSGSKDGTVIVHTVRRGQSLRTLRPPGDSCVPAQISELQVGMEGHIVVQTSLEERPNRKGKYSIYVYSVNGCLLSSFTMEEQVTALHLVSEYIILGTIQGSLHIRDLCSLDAAVPPLALKVPVRSVSVTKECSHILVGLEDGKLIVVGAGKPEEVRSGQFPRRLWGSTRRISQVSAGETEYNPTENAGK from the exons GGACACCCGGCTCCCACGGATGACTTTGCAGTGCCTGACCGCAATGATCCACCTCCTGCACTTTAGCAGCCCTGCGGAGCGGCAGGTGGAGATCAGGACGATACTGGAGAGCTACTTCCAGCTCCTCAACTGGAACCGTCCGCTCAGCAGTGAGCAGCAAGACAGGCAGAGCTGGGAGGACAGCCTGATCTGCCTTCAGAGCCAAATGCTAA ctGCTGTTCCTGAGATCTTGCAGTGCTCTGACAGACCAGTCCTGCAGGCTGTCTTCCTCAACAACAACTGCTTTGAACACATCCTCAGGCTCATTCAGAACAGCAAG GTGTGGGAGAGAGGATCAGACAGTATTACAGTTCATGCCTTAGGAGTCCTCACAGCTATAATGAGTAACTCTCCCTCTGCTAAG GAGGTTTTCAAGGAGAGGATTGGCTACTCCCAGCTGTTTGACGTGCTCAAGAGTCAAGGTCAACCCACCAAAAGGCTGCTGCAGGAGCTAATGAACATG GCAGTGGAGGGTGAACATGCCCACGCACATCACTTGGGCATCAGTAATGACCAGCCtttgctgctgctcctgcagtGGCTGCCTGACCTGTTTGGTCAGCGGGACCTGCAGCTGCTGGTGGCTCAGTGGCTGGCTGCTGTATGTGGCGGTTCCTTATCCTGTCGCACCGTGGCTGTGGAGGCAGGAATGGTGGGGGCTCTGCTGCAGGTGCTCTCACAGCCTCAGAGTCTGGACAGGCAGTGTGCAGATGCCCTGCTGGGCCTCCTGCAGGACTTGGGCTCCCTGTGTCTGAGGCCAGAGGAGCTGAAGAGCCTGCTCAGACTGCTCAGGGTGGATCAAGACAATGCTGCAGTGGTAGGAAGGGTGCACCCCTACTGCACTCGAATCATCCGAGTGCTCTCGGCCATGGCAGCGAGAGAAGGCCAGGACAGTGCCTTGCAGTACTTTGATCTTACACCCCCTATGGCAGGTATTATGGTACCTACAGTCCAGCGCTGGCCAGGCAGCGGCTTTGCGTTTCATGCCTGGCTTTGCCTCAATATGGAGTTCCCTTCCTGTCACTCTGACTTTAACAACCGTAAACCTCCTGCCAACTCTGGCATAGGAGCTCAGCATGACATGGGAAAGGGACCGCGTAGAAAGCAGCTGTACAG TTTCTTCACAGCAAGTGGGACTGGGCTAGAAGCCTTCTTCACCATGGAGGGTGTGCTGGTTGTGGCTGTTTGCACTAAGAAAGATTACATGGCTGTCGCGCTGCCAGAGTACCCACTAGCTGACTCCTGCTGG CATTCGGTGGCTATAGTCCATATCCCAGGCCGCCGTCCTTTTGGCCAGAACGTTGTCACCATCTACATCGATGGAGAGCAGCGCAAAACTGCTCAGCTTCGCTTTCCATCTTTCAGTGAG CCTTTTACCTCCTGCTGCATCGGCTCTGCAGGCCACCGAACCACTACCACCACTACCTCCCCCAATCTGCCTACAACCTCATGCTCCAGCCCGTCACCCGAGTTTGCCTTCCCTGCCCACGCCCCCTCCCTCATCCGTTCCCAGTCCTTTCCAGCCACCTTTGCAGGAGGCCGCTGGGGGTCTTTGGGTGACTCCCCAGTGCAAACCATCCCGGCGGGACTCCAGGATACAGAATGGGGAACACCCACGTCTCTGGATGGGCTCCTGGGCACTGCCTTCATTTGCCATGAGGCTCTGCAGCAAACTCACACAAGAGCTCTACATgctgcag GCCCCAATCACGTGTCCTTATTCAAAGTGGATGGAGAGATATCTGATCTGAACAGCAAGCTTCTGCTCTACTACACTCCACAG GCCTTCAAGAGCCAGATATGTCTGGACCTGTCTCCTAATCACCAATATGATGGCAGGCTGACAGGACACAGAGTAGTGAACTGGGACATCAAG GATGTTGTAAATGTGGTAGGAGGTATCGGGGTTTTGCTGCCCCTGCTCGAACAAGTATGTGAAGCCGAGCAGGTTTACAATGGCGGTCAGGAGATCTCAGACCTACTCGGACCAGAGCTCACCTCCCCTCGAGGCCCCTCCATGCTGCTGCCGCTGAACAAGTCCGCAG aggGCAGACTAGAGAGAAACAGCATTGCTGCCTTCCTGCTGATGGTGAAAAACTTGATTCGTCATCACCCTGTCAATCAGGAGAGCCTGCTGCAATGCCACGGGCCAAGCATCATAGGAGCCATGCTAAGCAAA ATTCCAGGCAGCATGATGGACATGAACGTTTTTATGGCATGTCAGCTGTTGCTGGAGCAGGTAACAGGCAACAGCCCACTTCTGCAGCAACTCTACCAGCACCTGCTCTTTGATTTCCGAATCTGGACTAAAAGCCATTTCGCCGTTTGTCTGG CTCATGTCCAGTACCTGTCATCTGTGATAAACAAAGGCAAGCAGCGCATGAAGAGGAAATATGGGGTTCAATACATTCTGGATACCATTCGCACGTACTACAG TGTGGAGAAAGATGGCAGCAGCCTGTCTGATGAGAAGCAGACGATTCAGACTTCTCTGTTTGCCTTGCTGAAAGACTTTCTCAAGTCTCCTACGCCAGAGGAGCTTCACAGTGTCCTCGCCTATATTCTGACTGTAGGAGAGGAGCAACAG GTGGTGAGGGCCTTGGACGTCTTGTACGAGCTCTTGCGGAGCAACCCTCCTCGTGAGCAGGTGCAGGCCGTGCTGCTGGAGTGGGGCGTGGAGCAGCTTTACAGTCTGTTGCTCAACCCGAGCTTCGGAGACGAAGCCAGAGAGAGGGTCTTCAGG GTTCTATACAAAATCCTCAAGAGTGAGCGAGTGTCGGAGCGCAACAAGCAGCGCATTAAGCTGAAGGATTTCGGCTATCTTGGCCTGGTTTGTTTTCTTGAAGACATTCCCGTAACCATGACGACTGTGCGATGTCTGTATGAGCAGGTCCTTGCTACAG ATGCGAGCCCTAACTTCAGAGACCTTCTGGCTGTGATCAGTCTGTCCCATCAAGCTGAGCTCACTGTTCGCTTGGATGTCTGTCGCAAG CTCTTTCATCTGATCTACTCCAATGAGGATTATGTGAAGCAGCTTGCTAAACAGCCTGGCTGGCAGGATGTTCTTACCAAGCTCTACGTAAAAGAGTCCTACGAGTCCCACGCTGCCAGCCTCGCAGGCTCCAGCACCCACAGTTCCTTTGAGCCAAACTACCGGCCTCCACTGCGCAGGGATCAGTCCCTGGTCATAGAGGACGCTCGCACGGAAGTCTTCCTGAGCTACCACACCTCTCAAGACAtcgaggacgaggaggaggaggatgaaggtgGTCAGCGGGACATCTCAGAAGGGTTCTCCGATTTATCCCAGTCACCTCCTAGTGGAGGTGGAGGCACGCTGAAGAACTTCACGGGCTCCCTCCATTTCAAGTCGTTTGATTCAGTGGACCAGGAGAGTCACTCGTCCTCCCTCTCCAATGCAGTTGATATCACTTCGTCTCGCCCCGATGACGAGGGGAGAGACTACCAGCCCCTCTCCCCCTTCGGTTCACCCTTTGATTTAGAGCTAAGTGTTGTGGGAGAGACTGGTACACACACCCCTGCGGGTAGTCTGACAAACACACCATCCCCTCTAGAGCACTGCAAACCCTTTCCACCGCTCAGACCCAGGAAGAGCTCCAGTCTATCCAACGTGCTGGACGACACCAGCTATGGGACAGATCCTCCAactggagacacaatctctaATACGTCCAACCCACAG CAGACCCCAGAGGAGGAGCTGTGTAACCTGCTCACCAACATCGTCTTCTCCGTGCTGTGGAGCGGCAGCGGGGCAGAGGGCACCGGGGATGTGgtgtggagagaaagaggacagGTCTTCTCTGTTCTCACCAAACTGGGCTCCTCCTGCCAACTGGTTCGCCCGCCTGATGACATCAGACGCAG TCTGTTGGAGATGATGCTGGAATCGTCTTTGTCAGACCTGAGGGACGCCCAGGGAGTGTCTCTGCCTTTCTGTCCCAGCCTGGTGAGGCTCCTCAGGCTGCTGCAGGACGTCCTCTTTGCTGAGGGTACAGACAATTACACACTGTGGAGTGAAAAG ATCTTTGAGGGGGTGGTGAACCTGCTGGACAGGTTGCAGGCCTGGCACAGCACCCCTGGAAGCCCCGGGAACACCGAACTGAAGGAAATGGCCCAGATAGGCCTGCGTATCATCACCGGCTATATCCAACAGCAGCACTCACAG GTGTGTGTGATGGCCTTTGTGAAGCTCCACAGCCTGCTCCAGACAGTGCTGTGTCTGAGCTGGGAGGAGGTGTGCTTCCTGCTGGGACAGCTTGGTGCCCCCCTGTGGCCAGGAGGTGTAATGGATGGCACCAACTGTGGGCACCCCGAGACTTTCTCCCAGCTGGTGCCCATCGTGCGTACGCTGCTTGACCAGCATGCCGACCCCACCACCCTCCAGAACCTGCTGCCAAACCTACCCATCACCAATGGCAGCACCACCTTCGCCCAAGACCTGAAGGCTTACTGTCACACGCTGGAGTGGCAAGGGTTTTACCAGCAGCAG GTTCAGCCTACCATGGAGCAGTACAAACTGGACACATTTGGGAGGAGCCATGACATCATGTCCAATTTCTGGAATTCCTGCTTTGACGACCTGATGAGTACGGCTTTTAGACGGGACAAAGACAGATCAGACAGCAAATCTAAGTTTCAG GAAGTGATTGTCGACCCCTACCTGAAGCGAGTCAGAAGTGAGAACAACCGGTACCTCATTTGTCAGAAGCAGAGCTCCAGCCAGCAGGGGGTGGTGTGGCAGCACTGGAAAGCTCTCCGCAGGCTTTTGACCAGTGAGAGAGGAGCATGGGCCAAGAG AGTTCAGCCTGAGGTAAAGTGGAAATTGTCCAATGCAGAGACCTATTCAAAGATGCGTCTCAAACTTGTGCCGAACTACCACTACGACCCTCACAGTGAGGCCAGTGCCCTGAGAGACAACATGG GAGCTGACAGTCCTCGGAGCTCTGAGCCTCTCCCGTTGGCTGTTGCCAAGGAAGCAAAAGTAAGCGACATGGAGGACGATCAGTTAGGTGAAGAGGACCTTGTCTTTCTGGATGACAA GGTtgaaggagaggatgagagcCAGAGAGAAAAACTGGTTCTGTCTGAAGACTGTGAACTTATCACCATCGTGGCGGTTGTTCCAGGTCGTCTGGAGGTTACCACACACCACCTTTACTTCTATGACGGCAGCAGTGAGAAAGAAGAGACTGAGGAGG GAATCGGGTTTGACTTCAAGAGACCTCTGTCTCAGCTCAGAGAAGTCCATTTAAGGCGCTACAACCTGCGACGCTCTGCGCTGGAGCTTTTCTTCATAGACCAGGCTCACTACTTCATCAACTTCAGAAAAAAG GTACGAAACAAAGTGTATTCAAGGATTCTGGGGCTGCGGCCTCCCAACCTATTTTACTTTGGCTCCCGCTCCCCCCAAGAGCTCCTGAAGGCATCCGGGCTTACACAG AAATGGGTTTGCAGAGAAATCTCCAATTTTGAGTATTTGATGCAACTGAACACCATTGCTGGACGCACTTACAACGACCTGTCGCAGTATCCTGTG TTCCCCTGGGTCCTGTGTGACTACACCTCTCCCACTCTGGATCTCGAGGACCCATCGGTTTTCAGAGACTTGTCCAAACCCATTGGTGTGGTCAACCCTCGCCATGCACAGAATGTCAGAGAAAA ATATGAGAGCTTTGAGGACCCAACAGGCACCATTGACAAATTCCACTATGGCACACACTACTCTAATGCAGCAGGAGTCATGCACTACATGATCCGCATGGAGCCATTCACCACCCTGCATATCCAGCTGCAGAGTGGCAG gTTTGactgtgcagacagacagttcCACTCAGTGGCAGCAGCCTGGCAGGCTCGCATGGAGAGTCCAGCTGACGTCAAAGAGCTTATCCCAGAGTTCTTCTACTTCCCAGAGTTCCTGCAGAACATGAATG GCTTCGACCTGGGACATTTGCAGATATCTCAGGACCCGGTGGCAGATGTTCTGCTGCCTTGCTGGGCCACATCAAGAGAAGACTTCATCAGGAAACACAGGAAAGCCCTG GAATGTGAGCATGTGTCAAGTCACCTCCATGAGTGGATTGACCTGATCTTTGGCTACAAGCAGAGAGGCGAAGAGGCAGTAGATGCCCTCAATGTCTTCTACTACTGCACTTATGAGG GTGCAGTAGATCTGGATGCAATTGCCAACGAGACAGAGCGAAAGGCCCTGGAGGGCATCATCAGCAACTTTGGACAGACTCCCTGTCAGCTTCTCAAG GAGCCTCACCCTCCTCGCATGTCAGCTGAGAATGCAGCTAGGCGGCAGGCCCGCCTGGACACTCTGCCCCTCAATATCTTTGATCAGCTCAGTAAACTACGACCATTTATGGAG GTGGTGAGTGATGGCCTTCCTCTGGTCCAGGCAGTGGTACCGAAGAGCCAGACTCACTCCTTCATCATCCAGGGCTCAGATATACTG gTGACTGTGAGCTCAAACGGTTTAATAGGAACACACAGCTGGCTGCCATATGACAAGAACATTGCCAACTACTTCACCTTCACTAAGGACCCCACTTTGACTAATCCAAA AACGCAGCGTTTCTTGAGCGGACCTTTCTCTCCCGGTGTGGAGATCAGCGCCCAGGTGCTGGTGGTGTCCAATGACGGACGTCTGCTGTTTAGCGGAGGACACTGGGACTGCAGTCTCCGCATCACCCAACTGGGCAGGGGCAAGCTGGTGGGCAGGATCTGCCGGCACATAG ATGTTGTTACTTGCTTGGCTCTGGATCTCTGTGGCATCTACCTCATCTCTGGTTCAAGGGACACATCCTGTATAGTGTGGCAGGTTCTACAGCAG GGTGGCTTCTCCAGTGGCTTGTCTCCTCGGCCGGTGCAGGTCCTCTGTGGACATGACCAGGAGGTCACCTGTGTGGCCATCAGCACTGAACTGAACATGGCTGTctcagggtcaaag GATGGGACTGTGATAGTGCACACTGTCAGACGAGGCCAGTCCCTGCGAACGCTGAGGCCTCCGGGTGACAGCTGTGTGCCTGCCCAAATCTCAGAGCTCCAGGTGGGCATGGAAGGCCACATTGTGGTACAGACCTCGCTGGAGGAACGCCCTAATAGGAAG GGCAAGTACTCCATCTATGTTTACTCAGTTAACGGCTGTCTGCTGTCTTCCTTCACCATGGAGGAGCAGGTGACTGCTCTCCACTTGGTGTCTGAATACATCATCCTCGGCACCATTCAGGGCAGCCTCCACATAAGAGATTTATGCAG CCTGGATGCTGCAGTACCGCCCCTGGCCTTGAAGGTCCCCGTGAGGAGTGTGTCTGTCACCAAAGAGTGCAGCCACATCCTCGTGGGACTAGAGGACGGGAAGTTAATAGTGGTGGGGGCAGGGAAGCCAGAGGAG GTTCGCTCAGGACAATTCCCTCGTCGCCTTTGGGGCTCCACACGCCGCATCTCTCAGGTGTCTGCAGGTGAAACTGAGTACAATCCCACTGAGAATGCTGGCAAATGA